Proteins encoded in a region of the Blastocatellia bacterium genome:
- a CDS encoding PspA/IM30 family protein, translating to MATMWQRLKRLLRAIFGGLIERAEDPELILQQVIRDMRDKLPQMNENVAQVMATQKLLEKEVMTLEREITEFDAKIRAAIKQGRDDLATAFISALQEKQVALERSRQQLEAARRASEQAIRFRDNYILQLKKRQQEAMQLIAEHRRARIQEQLAQTMASFQLGDEAGTFEEMREKVARRVAAAEAKMELAATGVESQIAEIEKEALSMQVQDMLIAYKRQMGLLPEAPAPEAAALPEKTLGPAEEEATRSEPLKTTEG from the coding sequence ATGGCGACGATGTGGCAACGACTCAAGCGGCTCTTACGAGCCATCTTCGGAGGGCTCATCGAACGAGCGGAGGATCCGGAGCTGATCCTGCAGCAGGTTATCCGCGACATGCGCGACAAGCTCCCTCAGATGAATGAGAACGTCGCTCAAGTCATGGCCACGCAGAAGCTCTTGGAAAAAGAGGTCATGACTCTGGAGCGAGAGATCACGGAATTCGACGCCAAGATTCGCGCTGCCATCAAGCAAGGGCGAGATGATCTGGCAACAGCCTTCATCAGTGCGCTGCAGGAGAAACAGGTCGCCCTGGAGCGGTCGCGCCAGCAATTGGAGGCCGCCCGCCGCGCTTCGGAACAGGCGATTCGCTTCCGCGACAACTACATCTTGCAACTCAAGAAGCGACAGCAAGAAGCGATGCAACTGATCGCCGAGCATCGCCGCGCCCGTATTCAGGAGCAATTGGCGCAGACGATGGCCAGCTTCCAACTCGGCGATGAAGCCGGGACGTTCGAAGAGATGCGGGAGAAAGTCGCGCGGCGCGTTGCCGCGGCCGAAGCGAAGATGGAGCTGGCCGCGACGGGAGTCGAGAGTCAGATCGCCGAGATCGAGAAGGAAGCCCTCTCGATGCAGGTTCAGGATATGCTGATCGCCTATAAGCGACAGATGGGATTACTGCCCGAAGCCCCAGCTCCGGAAGCGGCTGCGCTCCCAGAGAAGACGCTCGGACCGGCCGAAGAGGAAG